From Pararhizobium sp. A13:
TCGGCGGTCGAGAACGTTGCCAGGTCTTCCGTCGCCAGAGCTGCAATATCAGCCGAATCCAAGGCGGCGATCTGCGCGGCACTCAAAGCCTCGACCTGCGAAGAGGTCAGAGCGCCGATCTGCGCGGAGGTCAAGGCCCCCACCGACTTCGAGTTCAGGGCGGCGACCTGATCGGTGGTGAGTGCCGCGATATTGTCTGTGGTCAGAGCCGCGACTTGGGTCGAGGTCAGGGTTCCGATCTGCGTAGTGGTCAAGGCCCCGATCTGCGCGGAGGTCAAGGCCGAGATCTGGCTGGACTTCAGCACCGCGACCTGGCCTGTCGTCAGGGCGGCGGCCTGGTCAGAGGTGAGGGTTGCCACGTTGTCGGTGGACAGAGCCGACAGAGCCTTGACGTTGATCGCTGCAATCTCGGCGGTCGAGAACGTCGCGATATCTTCCGTGGTCAGAGCTGCGATTTGCGTCGAGCTCAAGGCGCCGACCTGGGAGGAGGTCAAAGCCTCGACCTGGTCGGAAGTCAAACCCGCGATCTGGCTGGAGTAGAGGGCTGCGACTTGAGCCGTGCCGAGGCTTCCGACCGTCGACGTGCCCAGAACGGCCAACTGGTCCAGACTCAAGCCTTTGATCGCAGTCGCCGATACGGCGCTCATCTGCTCGGTCGTGAGGGTCGCGATATCCTCAGTCTGCAAAGCCGCGATCTGAGTTGAGGAAAGCGCCTTGACCTGAGCCGTGGTCAGTGCCGCGACGTCGGTGGTTGTCAGGGCAGTAATCGCTGCGGTGGATAGAGACTTGATCTGGCTGACGGACAGAGAAGCAATAATCGAGGTCATAGAAGCGCGCCTTTATGTTAACCGATTGCAAATGTCATTTCCCTGCCGCAGGCCACGCGAAAAGACTTGCAAGCCTCTTCGCAGCAGCCTCAGGCGCGCCCTGCGCCCGCTGCCGGCGTTATCCGTTTGGTTGGACGCCTCGATCGGCATCGACCATTCGTGCGCCCTGTCGGAAGGAAACAATGTTACGAGGAACATGGCTCGCAGGAGCCAGCGCGTTGGAAGTGCTTCATGCATACAGAGCGTGTGACGGCCCTGACTCCTACGCCTGTCGACGTGAACGCCTCGCCATGGCAAGACCGGTTCACGGAGATCTGCCGTCAACACATCTGCGATGTGCCGTCTTCAGCAGAAGTCTTGGATAAATGACTATCCGGGAGTGTTTAATATTGAGTTAACAATGCTGCACGCGTGCCTCTAAATCCTCAAACACGTTCGATTTTGTGACGTCCAGAAGGCAGGCGGAACAGAGAAACGCGGATCGGGAAAATTGAACGGTTGAGATCGACGCCCATGCCGCCCAAATCCGGCAACGGGGGTCATCGGCTCCAGGAAGCCGCCGATGCTGACGGCCGGAAAGACGATGCCGCTCTGCCGAGGATGTCAGAAACTTCGTGGCAATTGAGGAAGTGCTGGCACGATACCGCAAAACGACAAGCCCAAAGCAAGCTAGCGCCGATAAAGGGAGATAACGCTTTCGCGCGTAGTCTCAACTCCGGCCGCCAGGCCGCCTGCCCGTGGGATGTCCATGTTCATCAATAACGCATTCGTCGCAGACACTGTTTCGGAGTTCGCCGGCTTGTTGGAGCGGGCGCGAAATCAACACCTGCCCCTGACCGAGTTGTTTCAGAGCGCGGAAAGCCTGAATGCCGCCGGACAGAAGGCGCAGGCGGCTGAGCTTTACAAGGCCTGGATCGCATTCAACGATGCTAATCCTCTGCTGCAATTCGCTTATTTCAATTATTCTGTCACCTTGCGGCAGATGGGCGACGTTGCCGGCTCGATCCACGCATTGCGTGCCTGTTTAAAGCTCGATCCGCGGTTCGGGCAGGCGCATATCAATCTCGGCCGTGCGCTGGAAGATTGCGGCCTGACAAGCCAGGCCGTCCAACAATGGCGAGGTTTCGCGGAGGCGACCGCCGAGGTCACGGCCGGAACGCTTGGCCATCGCCTGATGATTCTCCAGCACATTGGCCGCGTTTTGGAGAACGCGGGTCTGTTGGAAGAAGCGGAAGTAGCTTTGTGGCAGGCAATCGAATTGCGCCCCGACAAGACCGAGGCTGGCCAGCATTGGACGTCCTTGCGGCAGCGCCAGTGCAAGTGGCCGGCTTTGGTCGCGTCGGAGCATGTCTCAACCCAGCAATTGCTGGACGCGATGTCTCCCTTGACGCTTGCTTGCCATGCCGACGATCCCCTGTTCCAGCTCGCCAAGGCATATCGCTACAACAAATCCCTCATCGGGCGGCCCGATCTCGGTGGCTTCCCGCGTAAGGCGCCGCAGCGGAAATCGGGAACCGGACAACGCTTGCGTGTCGGCTATGTCTCCTCGGATCTACGTGATCACGCCGTCGGTTTTGCACTCAGAGAAGTTCTGGAACTGCACGACAAGAGCAGCGTCGAAATCTTTGTCTATTATTGCGGCGAACCGCGAACCAACGATGCAACGCAAGAGCGGATCAAAAACGCCGTCGATTGCTGGCGCGACATCGCAACGCTCGGCGACATCGAGGCGGCAACGCAAATCGCCGCTGACGACATCGACATTCTCGTCGACGTCAATGGTTACACCAAACACGCGAGGACGAAGATCTTCGCCTATCGGCCGGCACCGGTCATCGTGAACTTCTGCGGCTATCCAGGCTCCATGGGCAGCCCGTTTCATCAATACATGATCGCGGACGAGCACATCGTACCGCCCGAAAATGAAATCTATTACTCCGAAAAAGTATTGCGGATACCCTGCAACCAGCCTCTCGACCGCAAACGCCTGATCGCCGCGCGGCCGAGCCGCGCGGAGGCCGGCCTGCCCGACGACGCCTTCGTCTACGCCTGCTTCAACGGCATGCAGAAAATCACCGCCAGCTGCTTTGCGCGCTGGATGAGCATTCTTTCGGCAACGCCGGGCAGCGTGCTGTGGCTGCTTGTGGGGGACGAGTCCGTCAACCAGCGCCTGCGGCAGGCAGCCGAGCAAAGCGGCGTCGCGCCCGAACGGCTTATTTTTGCCCCCAAGGCGGCCAATCCGAACCATCTCGCACGCATCGGCCTGGCCGATCTCTTCCTGGACACGTTCCCCTACGGGGCGCATTCCACGGCGGCGGACGCTATCACCATGGGATTGCCGGTCCTGACCATCCCCGGCAAGAGCTTCGCCTCGCGGTTCTGCGGCAGCATCATCGCGGCCGCTGGCGTGCCGGAACTGGCTTGCGCTTCACCGGAGGAATACGTGCAGCGTGCCATTGCCTTCGCGGGCAACCGCAAGAGCCTCGCGGCCATCAGTGAGTCCTTGCAACGCCAACGTGAGACCAGCGTATTGCGCGACATTCCGGCCACTGTACGCCGCCTCGAACAATTGTTCTGGCAGATGCAGGGCGAATGCGAGCGCGGCGAAACGCCGGTACCGGATCTGCAGAATCTCGACGTGTATTACGAGATCGGCGCCGAGATCGTTAAGGGAAATGTCGAATTCGAGGACGATCACACCTACCGGCAGCGATACATCGAAAAACTGGCCCGGTGGCACGACTATGCTCCGCTGCCGCGCGATTGCCGCTTATGGGCAAAGCCGACGGTTTAAGAGACATGAGCGGTATCAATTGTAGACGGCGAGGATAGTATGGTTCCTGTTATACTTGTCACATTTGCTGGCAGACAAAAAAGAATGGATATTCTGACACAATATATCCGCAAGGCGATGGATGTCGGGATAATAGATGAATGGCACGTATGGGATTTTACACGCTCCCCCCAGGATCATGACTGGGTTACGCGCGAATTCGGCCCAGTTCGCTATATGGGATCCACGGCGCCTTACCAGTTAAAGGGAACGGTCACGCCCCATTCTTCATTCCGGACAAGCGCAGCGATCACAAACGACCTTCATATTGCTGTTGTTCCAGATGATGATGGTGATGATTATTTTGAACTGGTCGTTGGTGGCTGGAACAATAAACACTCTGCTCTGCGGAGACTTCCGCGTAGCGAATTAAAGAGTTTCGATCGCACAAATGCACCGGCCATCTGGAATAGATCGACTCCCGGCGTTCTTTCGCCAGGCCGGGCGAATCAGGTTGTCCTCAACGTCGACGCAGCAGGCGTTCCGGCACTCCGCGTAAACGACGTGACGATCGGCAGGTGGCCCGAACTGAACCTGGCCTCCGGGGCATCGGTCATGGTCCGCGGCGGATGGGGCGCCGACCTCGAGCTCTGCGATGTGCGCGCCCCCGTACAACGCTTTGTCGGCAACCCAAATGAACAAATGCCGTATTGGCAGGCTTACGACTACTACGCCAGAAGACTACAGAATTATTCGAACACGATATTTCTGAAATGCGATGACGATATTGTTTACATGGACATCGAAAAGCTCGACGAATTCATTGAGTTTAGAAGGGCCAACCCGAATTATTTCGTCGTCTCGGCCAATGTCGTGAACAATGGCGTGTGCGCCTATTGGCAGCAAGTAGCGGGGTCGCTTTCCGATCATCTCGGCCATTTTGAGCGCCCGCCCGGCGGATTTGGGGGAAGTTTATGGCAAAGCGCCGAGCGCGCCACTGAGCTTCACGATTTCTTCCTGCAAACGGACGACAAGCGCCTGCCCTTGCCGAGCGAGGTCGTCGAGTGGAAAGAACGTCAATCGATCAATTTCATATCGTGGCTCGGAAGAGACTTGGTGCATATGGCTCTGCCGAAAGGTGACGACGAGCATGCCCTGACGGTTGACTTGCCGACGCTCCTCGACCGTCCCACCGCGATCTATTCGGATTTTACCGTAAGCCATCTGAGTTTCGGGCCGCAGGAGCAAGGACTGGATCTGGATCGCCTGATCGATGCCTATGGCGCGCTTATGCGCACGAGACTGTCGCTATAGAGATCAATCCGCGGATCCCCCAAAGCGGGGGAGAATAATTGCCACTGCTTGCAAACTCTGCATGGCGAAACACGAGATAGGACTGGTTTGGAATGCTCGCGAACGGAAAAATTGCTGTTGTTGGGGCCGGACTTTCGGGTGCGGTCATTGGGCGTGAACTCGCGCAGGCAGGTTATCAAATCGAGGTCTTCGACGCCCGCAACCATATCGCCGGGAACTGCCATACGGAGCGCGACAAAGAGACCGGGGTCATGGTCCATGTCTACGGGCCGCACATTTTCCACACGGACGACACCGAAGTCTGGGACTATGTGAACCGCTTCCAGACGTTTATGCCTTATAAAAATCGCGTCAAGACGACGAGCAATGATCAAGTCTATTCCCTGCCCGTCAATCTACATACGATCAATCAGTTTTTCAGCAAGAATTTCCGACCAGAAGAGGCACGCGCCTTCATAGACGAACAAGCAGACAAAACGATAGAAGATCCAAAAACATTTGAAGAGCAAGCTCTCCGATTTGTCGGAAAAGACCTGTATAAGGCATTTTTCCAAGGATATACTCAGAAGCAATGGGGTTGTTCACCGGCTGAATTGCCAGCCTCCATCCTGAAACGGCTTCCAGTGCGCTTCAATTACGACGACAACTATTTCTTCCATAAATACCAGGGAATGCCTGAAAACGGCTATACCGACATGATCGGACGTGTTCTTGATCATGAGAACATCACGGTAAATCTCGAAACGCAATTTCACCGCAGCCAAAATAGAGACTTCGGCCACGTCTTTTATTCCGGTCCGCTTGATGGCTATTTCGACTACGAAATCGGTCAGTTGGGCTATCGGACGCTGGATTTCGAGCGCTTTACCTATGAAGGCGACTACCAAGGCTGCGCAGTCATGAACTATGGGGATGTTTCGGTACCCTATACGCGGGTCACGGAACACAAGCACTTCTCTCCCTGGGAAGAGCATGCCGGCTCTGTTTGCTATCGGGAGTTCTCACGCGCCTGCGGCCGTGAAGACATCCCCTACTACCCAATTCGCCTGATTAAAGAGAAGGAGCAGCTTGCGGACTATGTCTCACGCGCCGAGCAGGAAACCTCCGTTACATTTGTAGGACGGCTTGGAACCTACCGTTATCTCGATATGGATGTGACAATCCGCGAAGCTCTCGATACCGCACGGCTCTATCTTTCCAAAAAGGCAGAGAGCGCTTCGATGCCCGTGTTTTTGCATACACCGGTTTAACAGAACTCGAAGCCAGTCATCGTGAAACTTCTTGTCTTAGCCGGACAAGGTGGAAAGTGATGCGTGCAAACGGATTCGAACTCAAAGCCCGCGGCAGGCAACGGTCCTAAAGCCGTTCCATTCGAGGCATTATGCGATCGTTTGCGCACCGAACGAGAACGTCTCCCGTGCGGCAGGAATCGACCCACGTCCGGACGTTCGCTCGCCGGCGGACGAATTCCCACCATCACTCGTTCTGGATCTTCTCGGAACGGATTGCTGCCCAAAGCCGACTTTGGTGAAAACCTGCGTTCACGCCCGCCAAATACAAAGGTCGACGGCCAGCCTACACTATACTCAGCTCTTTGGAGCGGCCATGCTCTCCCGCAGAATAAGCTTGCTGCGGATAACGGTGCGCGCCGGCTCCTTTTCCGCCTGTCCTATCGCCGCTAGCAGAAGGGCAACCGCTGCCTGCCCCATCTCTTCCACCGGCTGTTCGATCGTAGAGAGCGGCGGAGAGCAGAAAGCGCAGACAGGGGAACCGTCGAAGGAGACGATCGACAGGTCGCCTGGGATTGTAAGGCCCGTGTGCTGCATCCGGCTCATGAAGGAGATCGCCATGTCGTCACTGGTCGCGATCACTGCCGTCGGCTTGGCGGCGAGTGCGGCAAAGTCTTCCGCCGCCTGGAGGCCGATGTCGAAGCCGTGCTGATAGTCCAGATTGCCACCAGATCGCACCACCGCCGCCTCGGACAATCCCGCCGCCTCCAGCGCCTCAATGACGCCACTGTAACGCTCGACGTCGTGGTAATTGCCCTCGGGACCGGCGAGATAAAGGAAGCGCCGGTGACCGAGGCGAATGAGATCGGTAGTGGCGTCACGCACTGCCTCGCGATCGTTCGTCACGACGCTCGATAGCCCCACGTCACTCATATCGAACAGCATCGAAACGATCGGCAAGTTGGCATTCGCGAGCGACCGTCTGTCAACCTCCGGAAGCTTCGACGACAGGATGATGGCTCCGCGAACCGTGCCACCGAAAGCGAGATCGAGAATGTGCCGTTCAGAGGTTTCGTCGCGATCCAGGTTGGCGATCATCAGGTTGTAGCCACCCTGTATAAGCGATCTGTTGATGCTCTGCAGGACCTGCGGAATGACCTGGGAAGCGCCGTAGTAGAGCGATCCCGGCAGTATGATCATGATGATATTGGATTTGCCGACCCTCAGGCCGCGCGCCATGGCGTTCGGCGTGTAGCCCAGTTGCTTGGCAGCCGCATCGATCTTGGCGCGCGTCTTCTCGTTCACCCGCCCGGGATTGGCAAGCGCTCGGCTGACTGTGGAAATAGCAACGCCGGCAAGCCGCGCTACATCTGCCATCAATGGACCTGATTGCTCCTCCCCGGGCATATCTTCGTTTTTACTCACGTTTCCTTCTTTCCTCCGGATGCTTCGCCGAGAATTCTAGGGCAGCCGGTGCTTTATAGCAAACGTTTGCCAAAAATCGCTTGCATAAAAAAACAGCTTGGCTATTATCTAGCCATGGCAAACGATTGCCAAAATCTAATGTATTGAAAAATCATGGCTTATTCGATGTAGAGCGACGCTTCTGCAAGCGGGTTAGCCGTACCCTCGGGAAATGGATTGGCTATGGCTACTGGCGACAGGCTCCGGTTCGGCGTTGATCTCGTGACTTTCTTCCATCCCGACTTCTGGGGCGTCAACAGCCATGACGCGATCGTGGAGTATGCGCGCGCTGAACCACGCGCCTTCTGGGACAAGATCTTCGACAGCGTGCAGGCGTCCGGCGTCACCGGTGTCGAG
This genomic window contains:
- a CDS encoding glycosyl transferase — encoded protein: MFINNAFVADTVSEFAGLLERARNQHLPLTELFQSAESLNAAGQKAQAAELYKAWIAFNDANPLLQFAYFNYSVTLRQMGDVAGSIHALRACLKLDPRFGQAHINLGRALEDCGLTSQAVQQWRGFAEATAEVTAGTLGHRLMILQHIGRVLENAGLLEEAEVALWQAIELRPDKTEAGQHWTSLRQRQCKWPALVASEHVSTQQLLDAMSPLTLACHADDPLFQLAKAYRYNKSLIGRPDLGGFPRKAPQRKSGTGQRLRVGYVSSDLRDHAVGFALREVLELHDKSSVEIFVYYCGEPRTNDATQERIKNAVDCWRDIATLGDIEAATQIAADDIDILVDVNGYTKHARTKIFAYRPAPVIVNFCGYPGSMGSPFHQYMIADEHIVPPENEIYYSEKVLRIPCNQPLDRKRLIAARPSRAEAGLPDDAFVYACFNGMQKITASCFARWMSILSATPGSVLWLLVGDESVNQRLRQAAEQSGVAPERLIFAPKAANPNHLARIGLADLFLDTFPYGAHSTAADAITMGLPVLTIPGKSFASRFCGSIIAAAGVPELACASPEEYVQRAIAFAGNRKSLAAISESLQRQRETSVLRDIPATVRRLEQLFWQMQGECERGETPVPDLQNLDVYYEIGAEIVKGNVEFEDDHTYRQRYIEKLARWHDYAPLPRDCRLWAKPTV
- a CDS encoding UDP-galactopyranose mutase — translated: MLANGKIAVVGAGLSGAVIGRELAQAGYQIEVFDARNHIAGNCHTERDKETGVMVHVYGPHIFHTDDTEVWDYVNRFQTFMPYKNRVKTTSNDQVYSLPVNLHTINQFFSKNFRPEEARAFIDEQADKTIEDPKTFEEQALRFVGKDLYKAFFQGYTQKQWGCSPAELPASILKRLPVRFNYDDNYFFHKYQGMPENGYTDMIGRVLDHENITVNLETQFHRSQNRDFGHVFYSGPLDGYFDYEIGQLGYRTLDFERFTYEGDYQGCAVMNYGDVSVPYTRVTEHKHFSPWEEHAGSVCYREFSRACGREDIPYYPIRLIKEKEQLADYVSRAEQETSVTFVGRLGTYRYLDMDVTIREALDTARLYLSKKAESASMPVFLHTPV
- a CDS encoding LacI family DNA-binding transcriptional regulator codes for the protein MSKNEDMPGEEQSGPLMADVARLAGVAISTVSRALANPGRVNEKTRAKIDAAAKQLGYTPNAMARGLRVGKSNIIMIILPGSLYYGASQVIPQVLQSINRSLIQGGYNLMIANLDRDETSERHILDLAFGGTVRGAIILSSKLPEVDRRSLANANLPIVSMLFDMSDVGLSSVVTNDREAVRDATTDLIRLGHRRFLYLAGPEGNYHDVERYSGVIEALEAAGLSEAAVVRSGGNLDYQHGFDIGLQAAEDFAALAAKPTAVIATSDDMAISFMSRMQHTGLTIPGDLSIVSFDGSPVCAFCSPPLSTIEQPVEEMGQAAVALLLAAIGQAEKEPARTVIRSKLILRESMAAPKS